The window tgtgtgtgtgtgtgtctgtgcgtgtgtgtctgtgtgtgtgtgtctgtgtgtgtgtgtgtgtgtgtgtgtgtgtctgtgtgtgtgtgtgtgtgtgtgtgtgtgtgtgtgtgtgtctgtgcgtgtgtgtgtctgtgtgtgtgtgtctgtgtgtgtgtgtgtgtgtgtgtgtcctgcccaCTGAGGCTCAGCACACACTTGTCCTTCACCAACGTACCACACTCTTCTactcacacagaaacacacgtgCAACATGTTTTACCCACATGAAGAAGACGtacacaccctcctcctcctcccctcctcctcctcctcctcctcctcccctcccctcctcctcctcatcctcctcccctccccccctcctcctcctcctcaccccccctcctcacccccctcttcctcctcaccctccccctcctcatgagtgtgtttcccaaaatgtccaaCATTAGTTAGAGCCGGACGCACCTCCAAAACACAGACGAGCTCAGGGGGCTCTCTGAGGCGGGAAGCAGACGGCAAGCGTCTCGCCTCGGGTCACACGCCCGGCATGTgcaccttcctttcctccttcctttcctccttcctttcctgcATTCTTTCTTCCATTCTTTCCTCCATTCTTTCCTCAGTCTGAACGTTGGCCTTCAGTCTCTGGGTCGCCCCGGTCTTCGCGGTCCTGAGCCTCAGTGCCTTTGCGGGCGGTGCATAGATCCTTGCTGCTGGGAGCCATGTGGCCCCCGACTCCCAGCAGCTCcacccctcatctcctctcctctcatctcatctcctctcctctcatctcatctcatctcctctcctctcctctcctctcatctcatctcatctcctctctctctcctctcccctcctctcctctctctctcctctccctctcctctcctctcctctcctctcctctcctctcctctcctccctcacccaGCCACATCTCTGGGGTCAGCTCAGCTCCATGCCTTTGGATGGTGGGGCTTAGGCAAACGCTTTAAAAGGAAGCCCAAGTCTGTTTCCCattccccccccatccctctctcctttctttctctcacacacacacagctgtcatcTGGCTTTTTAAGTTCTGTACTGCATTTCTCCAGCTGGAGCTGGTTTATGACATTCCCTCGGCAGACTCTTTggcctctcgctctctttctctctttctccctttctctcacacacacgcacacacacacacacacacacacacacacacacacacacacacacacacacacacacacacacacacactttttcctgttctgttctctctcttctctccactGTCTCCTATTCCTCACATTCCCCTGCAGACGCTGTGTGTTACACCACTTGGTATGTTTTAGGCAAAGAGGGAGGAAAGTCACATCCGTACACACACCATGTGTTAGCAGTCTGGAGGGGGagcaggcggaggagagagggggagggagggagagaaagagaggggaaaaaagaagtcaAAGGAAGCATCTCTTAGCAACCACAGGACAGTAATtactggagcagcagctgggagCAAACCAGATTTCCGCTGTGCGTTAAAGACTGGCGGCGTGGGCTACTTTACACACGGCACTGACTAACCAGAGCCAGCAGCCTCctccacacgggggggggggggggggagagagagagagagagggaggttaaCAGCAACATCtgaaagtggtgtgtgtgtgtgtgcgtgtgcgtgtgcgtgtgcgtgtgcgtgtgcgtgtgcgtgtgtgcgtgcgtgcgtgtgtgtgtgggtcatatTAGAAATTGATTAAAGATACAAAGAATCAAAGTAGATAACTCAGCTAGTTTGTTCCGAGTGCAgcttcacgcacacacacacacacacacacacacacacacacacacacacacacacacacgcacacacacacacactgaactgcAGCATGCATTAATCAGGGTCCTCTCAGACTGACTAACTCTGTGGAAATTCAAAGGATTTTTATTAGAATTTCATTCTCAAAGTTATATTTTGACACAAGCACAGCGTGTTTGAAGCAATTTAAATATGCATGTGTGTCAACACAGTTGGTTAATTAAATGGATTGCAAACCGTCCCTGAAAATAGAAGGCAACGTCCCAGGCGGGAGGAGACGACCCTAACCCTAACGACGGGAACAAGGAAGGAACAAGGAAGGAGAACAACGTTTATACAACTACGACCTGCAGTTCTACCTCGACTGCATCTTCCCTTACGCCTCAGAACAACTGCAAAGATCCCGGTGGCACATTCCACACTCAAGATCAGGTCAGAATAAAATACCAAAAAATAGTTCACTTAATAAAAACTAATTTAATCAaaggaagatatatatatacatatatatatgtatatatatgtatatatgtatatatatatatgtatatatatatatacatatatatatctcgtAAAGACGCCTCggagtgtgtgtccgtgtttgTGTACTTCTGAGCGGGACTTAAGCGAGATAAAACCTTGAAGACCCTTTAGTTTGAAGTTTATTTGATAAGAAAAGCCTAACTGATGTAAACGTTCTGAATTCtgcttatttttttatgttattttcAAATTCTATGAATGGATCGGCTGATGCTGGACATGAAATATCATCACAGCTCTGATCAGCTGAGACTCCTCCCCCAGCTCTCATCACCTCTGAATCATGAATAGCCTTCGCTTGTGATGCTGTTGCCATGAGGACTGAAGTATGAGACCATTTGATTGGATCCATAACTATTCATTGTGTTTCTAGACATGCAGTCCGTACATGTTACAACGTGATGCCGTGTGGCGCTATTGATAGACTTGTGTTGATGCTGTCGACGGTGAGCTGACCTCGTGTGATGACGAGGGAGGCGTGTCCACGCCGCCTCACGCGGTTTCccacatttctctctctttctaattCTCATTTCTGAAGTGGCTCTTCTTCTAGGACCGTGTTTGTAGATCGTGCATCAGTTACATGTTTGTGGGAACACAAGGCTGATGAGAACTCTGAGTTCTGAGCAGAAGGGCCTTGAGTCATCACCACACAGCGCGGCACAggatgccccctggtggtggcaAGTGGAACACACATCTCCACAGCCCAATCCAAACGGCTGCGGTAAAGAACCGAAGGATCGACCAACGGCGTGATGGTCCGTTGGTACCGTGGGAACGCTCGATGTTGAGGGCGTTGACCGATACTTCATATCACTAACTCATGTGTTATTGGTGACATGTGTGTCTTTGATGCCAGTCCTCCAGAGGGGATACACAGGTGAGAGGTTTTCTCAGACTTTGTTTCCTGTCTCCAGGCGTGTGATGAGCCGCCCTCCATCTGCACCCCGATGAGAGAGCCCTTCTCTCCGCTGAACCACATCGTCTCCACCGAGCCGTTCAGGGGCTGCTACGTCCGCGCCCAACCCTTCGACGAGTTCACGTCCAGCAACCGCCGCTACCTGCCTCCACAGGTGTGCCCGTCGGCCACACGGCCAACGCCCCGAATGCTCAGCGTCGGCTCGTGAGAGCAGATGATGTTTTATACGTCGTTACTAAAGTATATCGTGTCATTATTCGTCAGTAATCCAACTCATTTCCCTTCCCCCTTCAAGTCGACTCGTCATGTCAGTTTCCACATGGACGAAGAGGAGATCGTCCGCATCAACCCGCGCAAAGACGTGCTCATCCGAGGCTACGAGGACTACCGCCACCCGGTCATGTGGAAGCAGGAGGCCGACCGCGAGGACTCGGACTTCCCCTCCGCCTTCCACAAACTTGACAGTAAGAAGTGCGAGTACCTCTTCCCGGACGGGGACTCCCACTCTGGCCCTGGGATTGGCATTGGAACcagtctgggtctgggtctgggcaAGGACACGGCCATCAAGACGCAGCCCTCGCCGCTGCTCAAGTCCAAGAAGGGCCGGCGGCGGCGAGAGGACGGCGAGCGTTCGCGCTGCATCTACTGCCGGGAGATGTTCAACCACGAAGACAACCGGCGGGGGCGGTGCCAGGACGCCCCCGACCCCATCAAGCAGTGCATCTACAGAGTCAGCTGCATGCTGTGCGCCGAGAGCATGCTGTACCACTGCATGTCCGACTCCGAGGGCGACTTCTCCGACCCCTGCTCGTGCGACGCGTCCGACGAGCAGCTGTGCCTGCGCTGGCTGGCCCTGGTGGCGCTCTCCTTCATGGCGCCCTGCATGTGCTGCTACCTGCCGCTGCGCGCCTGCCACCACTGTGGCGAGGCCTGCCGCTGCTGCGGGGGCAAGCACAAGGCGGCGGGGTGACCCTCGGCTAGCTCGCACAG of the Pseudoliparis swirei isolate HS2019 ecotype Mariana Trench chromosome 11, NWPU_hadal_v1, whole genome shotgun sequence genome contains:
- the spred1 gene encoding sprouty-related, EVH1 domain-containing protein 1 isoform X3, which encodes MTRDDSSGGWLPLGGGGLSCVTVYKVSRAEDGGSSHSGGSGGSSSSPAPCSSTHSPAPSPTPSPTAVEFHIKGERLKDKLVVLECVLQKGLVYNKVNPIFHHWRINNKKFGLTFQSPADARAFDRGVRRAVEDINQGGRPFGEGDVSEDGLQACDEPPSICTPMREPFSPLNHIVSTEPFRGCYVRAQPFDEFTSSNRRYLPPQSTRHVSFHMDEEEIVRINPRKDVLIRGYEDYRHPVMWKQEADREDSDFPSAFHKLDSKKCEYLFPDGDSHSGPGIGIGTSLGLGLGKDTAIKTQPSPLLKSKKGRRRREDGERSRCIYCREMFNHEDNRRGRCQDAPDPIKQCIYRVSCMLCAESMLYHCMSDSEGDFSDPCSCDASDEQLCLRWLALVALSFMAPCMCCYLPLRACHHCGEACRCCGGKHKAAG
- the spred1 gene encoding sprouty-related, EVH1 domain-containing protein 1 isoform X1 translates to MLRSLLVPHGMTAAAQMAKGSEHRCCDSTFDSYARVRAVVMTRDDSSGGWLPLGGGGLSCVTVYKVSRAEDGGSSHSGGSGGSSSSPAPCSSTHSPAPSPTPSPTAVEFHIKGERLKDKLVVLECVLQKGLVYNKVNPIFHHWRINNKKFGLTFQSPADARAFDRGVRRAVEDINQGGRPFGEGDVSEDGLQACDEPPSICTPMREPFSPLNHIVSTEPFRGCYVRAQPFDEFTSSNRRYLPPQSTRHVSFHMDEEEIVRINPRKDVLIRGYEDYRHPVMWKQEADREDSDFPSAFHKLDSKKCEYLFPDGDSHSGPGIGIGTSLGLGLGKDTAIKTQPSPLLKSKKGRRRREDGERSRCIYCREMFNHEDNRRGRCQDAPDPIKQCIYRVSCMLCAESMLYHCMSDSEGDFSDPCSCDASDEQLCLRWLALVALSFMAPCMCCYLPLRACHHCGEACRCCGGKHKAAG
- the spred1 gene encoding sprouty-related, EVH1 domain-containing protein 1 isoform X2; the protein is MSEDSTNPNNDDSYARVRAVVMTRDDSSGGWLPLGGGGLSCVTVYKVSRAEDGGSSHSGGSGGSSSSPAPCSSTHSPAPSPTPSPTAVEFHIKGERLKDKLVVLECVLQKGLVYNKVNPIFHHWRINNKKFGLTFQSPADARAFDRGVRRAVEDINQGGRPFGEGDVSEDGLQACDEPPSICTPMREPFSPLNHIVSTEPFRGCYVRAQPFDEFTSSNRRYLPPQSTRHVSFHMDEEEIVRINPRKDVLIRGYEDYRHPVMWKQEADREDSDFPSAFHKLDSKKCEYLFPDGDSHSGPGIGIGTSLGLGLGKDTAIKTQPSPLLKSKKGRRRREDGERSRCIYCREMFNHEDNRRGRCQDAPDPIKQCIYRVSCMLCAESMLYHCMSDSEGDFSDPCSCDASDEQLCLRWLALVALSFMAPCMCCYLPLRACHHCGEACRCCGGKHKAAG